In Nicotiana tabacum cultivar K326 chromosome 19, ASM71507v2, whole genome shotgun sequence, one DNA window encodes the following:
- the LOC107814655 gene encoding calreticulin precursor (The RefSeq protein has 5 substitutions compared to this genomic sequence), whose amino-acid sequence MATQRRANPSSLHLITVFSLLVAVVSAEVFLEESFNDGWESRWVKSEWKKDENMAGEWNHTSGKWNGDANDKGIQTSEDYRFYAISAEFPEFSNKGKNLVFQFSVKHEQKLDCGGGYMKLLSGDVDQKKFGGDTPYSIMFGPDICGYSTKKVHAILTYNDTNHLIKKEVPCETDQLTHVYTFILRPDATYSILIDNVEKQSGSLYSDWDLLPPKTIKDPSAKKPEDWDEKEFIDDPEDKKPEGYDDIPEEITDPDAKKPEDWDDQEDGEWTAPTIPNPEYKGPWKPKKIKNPNYKGKWKAPLIDNPDFKDDPDLYVFPNLKYVGVELWQVKSGTLFDNIVICDDPEYAKAIAEETWGKQKDAEKAAFEEAEKKREEEESKAAPADSDAEEDDDADDDADDADDKLESKDDEAHDEL is encoded by the exons ATGGCTACTCAACGAAGGGCAAACCCTAGCTCTCTCCATCTAATTACTGTATTCTCTCTGCTAGTTGCTGTAGTCTCCGCTGAGGTCTTCTTCGAGGAGAGTTTCAACG ATGGCTGGGAAAGCAGGTGGGTGAAGTCTGAATGGAAGAAAGATGAAAACATGGCTGGAGAGTGGAATCACACATCTGGCAAGTGGAATGGAGACGCTAATGACAAAG GTATCCAAACCAGTGAAGACTACAGGTTCTATGCCATCTCAGCTGAGTTCCCTGAATTTAGCAACAAGGGAAAAAACTTAGTGTTCCAGTTCTCTGTGAAGCATGAGCAGAAGCTTGACTGTGGTGGTGGGTACATGAAGTTGCTTAGTGGGGACGTTGACCAAAAGAAATTCGGTGGTGACACTCCCTACAG CATTATGTTTGGCCCAGACATCTGTGGCTACAGCACCAAGAAGGTCCATGCTATTCTCACTTATAATGACACAAACCACTTGATCAAGAAGGAAGTACCATGTGAGACTGATCAACTGACCCACGTCTACACTTTCATCCTCCGCCCTGATGCTACATACAGCATTCTCATTGATAATGTGGAGAAACAGTCTGGTAGCTTGTATTCTGACTGGGACCTTCTCCCACCAGAGAAAATCAAGGATCCAAGTGCCAAGAAG CCTGAAGATTGGGATGAGAAGGAATTCATTGATGATCCTGAGGATAAGAAGCCAGAG GACTATGATGACATTCCAGAGGAGATAACTGATCCCGATGCCAAGAAG CCAGAGGACtgggatgatgaagaagatggtgAATGGACAGCCCCAACCATTCCCAACCCGGAGTACAAGGGCCCATGGAAGCCAAAG aaaataaagaacccCAACTACAAGGGGAAGTGGAAGGCTCCTTTGATTGACAACCCAG ACTTCAAGGATGACCCAGATCTCTATGTTTTCCCAAATCTGAAGTATGTGGGAGTTGAACTGTGGCAA GTGAAATCTGGAACCTTGTTTGACAATATTGTCATATGCGACGATCCAGAGTATGCCAAGGCAATTGCTGAAGAAACATGGGGAAAACAGAAGGAT GCGGAAAAGGCTGCTTTTGAGGAAGcagaaaagaagagagaggaagag GAATCAAAGGCTGCTCCAGCTGATTCTGAT GccgaggaagatgatgatgccgATGATGATGCTGATGATGCTGATGACAAGTTGGAGTCCAAGGATGATGAAGCGCAT GATGAACTGTAA